The following proteins come from a genomic window of Microbacterium sp. JZ31:
- a CDS encoding cytochrome ubiquinol oxidase subunit I: MDPLDIARWQFGITTVYHFLLVPLTIGLGVGVAIMQTAWVRTGDERWLRMTKFWGKLYLINFILGVATGLVQEFQFGMAWSEYSRFVGDVFGAPLAMEGLLAFFVESTFLGVWIFGWGRLRKGVHLAALWLAVGASWLSAYFIIVANSWMQHPVGVELNADGRPVMTDVWAVLGNNTAIAAFTHVISGALLVGGMFLLGIAWYHLWRRRHDGIDTVGPDGRVIVGSHPGIAGRDEKDHSVWLRSVRIGAVVAIVGFGAVTITGDFQGKLMYEQQPMKMASAEAACHTGSSFSILSIGDPGSDDCDSVQTLIEVPGVLGWLGKGEFGAEMPGINDLEPQYVELFGETLPDDPRLGAHAGTEIDYVPLMWVTYWGFRLMIGLGALAAGGAVVALWLTRKGTVPSSTWIMRLALLGISTPFLGNIAGWIFTEIGRQPFVVAPNPTFWGSDPVFMFTAAAVSPGTTVGELLFSVVSLTAIYGTLLVVLLVLMVKYARGGVAGAMPDMEHGIERTDRGPDDHPDDEDPGKKDDVLSFAY, encoded by the coding sequence GCTCCGGATGACGAAGTTCTGGGGGAAGCTCTACCTGATCAACTTCATCCTGGGCGTGGCCACGGGTCTCGTGCAGGAGTTCCAGTTCGGCATGGCCTGGAGCGAGTACTCGCGCTTCGTCGGAGACGTGTTCGGCGCCCCGCTCGCGATGGAGGGCCTGCTCGCCTTCTTCGTGGAGTCCACGTTCCTCGGCGTGTGGATCTTCGGCTGGGGCCGGCTGCGCAAGGGGGTGCACCTCGCGGCGCTCTGGCTCGCCGTGGGCGCGTCCTGGCTCTCGGCGTACTTCATCATCGTCGCGAACTCGTGGATGCAGCACCCCGTCGGCGTGGAGCTGAACGCCGACGGCCGCCCCGTCATGACGGATGTGTGGGCCGTGCTCGGCAACAACACCGCGATCGCGGCGTTCACGCACGTGATCTCCGGCGCCCTGCTGGTGGGCGGCATGTTCCTGCTCGGCATCGCGTGGTACCACCTGTGGCGTCGTCGCCACGATGGCATCGACACCGTGGGGCCGGACGGCCGCGTGATCGTCGGCTCCCACCCCGGGATCGCCGGACGCGACGAGAAGGACCACAGCGTGTGGCTGCGCTCGGTGCGCATCGGCGCGGTCGTCGCGATCGTCGGCTTCGGCGCCGTGACGATCACGGGCGACTTCCAGGGCAAGCTCATGTACGAGCAGCAGCCGATGAAGATGGCCTCCGCCGAGGCCGCCTGCCACACCGGCTCGTCGTTCTCGATCCTGTCGATCGGCGACCCCGGTTCCGACGACTGCGACAGCGTGCAGACGCTGATCGAGGTCCCCGGTGTGCTCGGCTGGCTCGGCAAGGGCGAGTTCGGCGCCGAGATGCCGGGCATCAACGACCTCGAGCCGCAGTACGTGGAGCTCTTCGGCGAGACGCTGCCCGACGACCCGCGCCTGGGGGCGCACGCCGGCACCGAGATCGACTACGTGCCGCTGATGTGGGTCACGTACTGGGGCTTCCGCCTGATGATCGGCCTCGGCGCGCTGGCGGCCGGCGGCGCGGTCGTCGCCCTGTGGCTCACGCGCAAGGGCACGGTGCCGTCGTCGACCTGGATCATGCGCCTCGCGCTGCTGGGCATCTCGACGCCCTTCCTCGGCAACATCGCGGGCTGGATCTTCACCGAGATCGGCCGGCAGCCGTTCGTCGTCGCTCCCAATCCGACCTTCTGGGGCAGCGATCCGGTGTTCATGTTCACGGCGGCCGCGGTCTCACCGGGCACGACCGTGGGCGAGCTGCTGTTCTCCGTCGTCTCGCTGACCGCGATCTACGGCACCCTGCTCGTCGTGCTGCTCGTGCTGATGGTCAAGTACGCGCGCGGCGGCGTCGCGGGCGCGATGCCGGACATGGAGCACGGTATCGAGCGCACCGACAGGGGACCCGACGACCATCCGGACGACGAGGACCCCGGCAAGAAGGACGACGTCCTGTCGTTCGCGTACTGA